One Tolypothrix bouteillei VB521301 DNA window includes the following coding sequences:
- a CDS encoding WD40 repeat domain-containing protein codes for MKEPSHEPKNYDAVLGGNNPLPINGVVLGGLLGVKQRLVSGAVEVKTAALQEAMTCGQEGLHLVIQALKDESKQVQRTAYLLLRQRTEPEVLQALGKFNPYPFFKCIYTLRDHTHQVYSVAISTDGKILATTGSKLGLINLWQLDTGEKIGTLNGHTSYVRSLAFSPDGQTLFSGSHDKTIKQWHLSTGPEIRTFQGHKNWVQSIAISPDGQTIASGSRDTTIKLWKVSTGEEILTFKGHTHSVYSLAFSPNGRMLVSGSADNTIKLWQIWEGREIYTLTGNHENIYSSRSVNSVAIGPDGQTILSGDSNKTIKLWRVTTGEEIFCCTGHTEPVRFVTFSPNGQTIASGSWDKTIKLWEITTGNELCTLTGHTYSVTSLAFSPDGHTLVSGCGNKTVKIWRGA; via the coding sequence ATGAAAGAACCTTCCCATGAACCGAAAAACTACGATGCAGTTCTTGGTGGCAACAACCCATTGCCTATAAATGGTGTTGTTTTGGGAGGTTTGCTTGGAGTTAAACAACGTCTGGTGAGTGGAGCTGTTGAGGTAAAAACTGCTGCCCTACAAGAAGCTATGACCTGCGGGCAAGAAGGATTACACTTAGTGATTCAGGCTTTGAAGGACGAATCAAAACAGGTACAAAGAACAGCATATTTGCTACTGAGGCAACGGACAGAACCAGAAGTTTTGCAGGCGCTTGGAAAATTCAATCCCTATCCATTCTTTAAGTGTATCTATACTCTCCGAGATCATACTCACCAAGTTTATTCCGTTGCTATCAGTACCGATGGCAAGATTCTTGCCACTACTGGAAGCAAGCTTGGACTTATCAATCTGTGGCAGTTAGATACAGGTGAGAAAATTGGTACTCTCAATGGTCATACAAGTTACGTTCGTTCCCTTGCTTTCAGTCCGGATGGACAAACCCTATTTAGTGGTAGCCATGATAAAACAATTAAGCAATGGCACTTAAGTACTGGGCCAGAAATTCGTACTTTCCAAGGACATAAAAATTGGGTTCAGTCCATTGCCATTAGCCCCGATGGGCAAACCATCGCTAGTGGGAGTCGAGACACAACTATCAAACTATGGAAAGTCAGTACGGGAGAAGAAATTCTTACTTTCAAAGGACATACCCATTCGGTATATTCCCTTGCTTTTAGCCCCAACGGGCGAATGCTAGTCAGTGGAAGCGCTGACAACACTATCAAGCTGTGGCAGATTTGGGAGGGAAGGGAAATATACACGTTGACAGGGAATCACGAGAATATTTATTCGTCTCGCTCGGTTAATTCTGTTGCGATCGGCCCAGATGGGCAAACAATACTAAGTGGCGATAGTAACAAAACTATAAAGCTGTGGCGAGTAACAACAGGAGAAGAAATTTTTTGTTGCACGGGTCATACGGAACCAGTTAGATTCGTAACATTTAGCCCCAACGGGCAAACAATAGCGAGTGGGAGTTGGGACAAAACTATTAAATTATGGGAAATAACGACTGGGAATGAACTTTGTACTCTTACAGGACATACATACTCGGTGACTTCCTTAGCTTTCAGTCCAGATGGTCATACTTTGGTTAGTGGATGCGGTAATAAGACTGTTAAAATTTGGCGCGGTGCATAA
- a CDS encoding YciI family protein, with the protein MPWFVKIEEGKVDKPTFDQYVPAHKAYVQELIAKGHKAKTGYWAQRGGGMMVFEAASMDEAQAIVADDPLVQNSCVSYKLYEWKIVIE; encoded by the coding sequence ATGCCCTGGTTTGTGAAAATCGAAGAAGGTAAGGTTGATAAGCCTACCTTTGACCAATATGTCCCCGCTCATAAAGCTTACGTACAAGAGTTAATTGCTAAAGGACACAAGGCAAAGACTGGTTACTGGGCACAGCGTGGAGGGGGTATGATGGTCTTTGAGGCGGCATCAATGGATGAAGCACAGGCAATTGTGGCGGATGACCCGTTGGTACAAAACAGTTGTGTGAGCTACAAACTCTACGAGTGGAAAATTGTTATTGAATAA
- the cydB gene encoding cytochrome d ubiquinol oxidase subunit II yields the protein MGTLTYFLPQVWFGILALFLFLYVMLDGFDLGVGILSLTASNEERRGILMTSLSNVWDANETWLVLMGGGLFGAFPLAYGTILNALYIPIFIMVFGFVFRAVAFEFREQAQRKFFWNFAFGAGSFAASLGQGFALGAVLKGIEVDKAGHFIGTTWDWLSWQSVLVALTLIQGYVLIGSTYLVWKTEGELQEHHYRTAKIAAWTTLIGAILITITTPIFYESARAKLFDPPLLYVFAVIPILGVLLIGLLLKSLNNKEERAPFVWTILLFVLTFVGLALVVFPYIIPTEITIYEAAADPSALVFMIIFIGALIPVMLFYNIYQYIIFRGKVTGGHYGE from the coding sequence ATGGGAACGCTAACGTATTTCTTACCGCAGGTTTGGTTTGGGATTCTTGCTCTCTTTCTGTTTCTCTACGTTATGCTAGACGGATTTGACCTAGGAGTAGGAATTCTATCTCTGACAGCTTCTAATGAAGAACGCCGTGGCATTTTAATGACTAGCTTAAGCAATGTTTGGGATGCTAACGAAACTTGGTTGGTGCTGATGGGCGGCGGTTTGTTTGGTGCATTTCCTCTTGCTTATGGCACGATTTTAAATGCGCTATACATTCCCATATTTATAATGGTATTTGGATTTGTGTTTCGTGCTGTCGCTTTTGAGTTTCGCGAACAAGCTCAACGCAAATTCTTTTGGAATTTTGCTTTTGGTGCAGGAAGTTTTGCTGCATCACTCGGTCAAGGGTTTGCTCTTGGCGCGGTACTGAAAGGGATTGAGGTTGATAAAGCAGGACACTTTATTGGAACAACTTGGGATTGGCTGAGTTGGCAGTCAGTGCTTGTTGCCTTAACATTAATTCAAGGTTACGTTCTAATTGGCTCAACCTATCTTGTGTGGAAAACCGAGGGTGAGTTGCAAGAACACCACTACAGAACTGCGAAGATTGCTGCTTGGACAACTCTGATTGGAGCCATTTTAATTACGATTACAACTCCTATATTCTATGAAAGCGCTAGAGCCAAATTATTTGACCCACCTCTGTTGTATGTCTTTGCTGTCATTCCCATTCTTGGAGTTCTCTTGATTGGGCTTTTGTTAAAAAGTTTGAACAATAAAGAAGAAAGAGCACCTTTTGTGTGGACAATTCTCCTTTTTGTACTAACGTTTGTTGGGTTAGCATTAGTTGTTTTCCCATATATCATCCCAACGGAAATTACTATCTATGAAGCCGCAGCAGACCCCAGTGCTCTAGTCTTCATGATTATCTTTATTGGTGCTCTAATTCCGGTGATGTTGTTTTACAACATTTATCAGTACATCATTTTTCGAGGTAAAGTGACAGGCGGTCACTATGGTGAGTAA
- a CDS encoding lysozyme inhibitor LprI family protein, translated as MPVEFIKQRLILSVLSVASTALFIAVLSTPSPAQEIVAQRVNCNKAVATPELKYCSQLSYEAADKRLNEVYKRVTSSLINEQKQILTSAQQAWIKFRDNNCNFETYGSRGGTGYEIFRNGCLERLTKQRTQDLQEFLSR; from the coding sequence ATGCCTGTAGAATTTATAAAGCAGAGACTGATTCTCAGTGTCTTAAGCGTAGCAAGCACAGCACTTTTCATTGCAGTACTTTCCACACCAAGCCCCGCACAAGAGATTGTTGCTCAAAGAGTAAATTGTAACAAGGCAGTTGCAACACCAGAACTTAAGTATTGTTCTCAACTGTCTTACGAAGCAGCAGACAAACGCTTGAATGAAGTGTACAAAAGAGTGACATCTAGTCTAATTAACGAGCAAAAGCAAATACTCACTTCCGCACAGCAAGCTTGGATTAAATTCCGCGATAACAACTGTAATTTTGAAACTTACGGTTCCCGTGGTGGAACAGGCTATGAAATTTTCCGAAACGGATGTCTTGAGAGACTGACAAAACAGCGCACGCAGGATTTGCAAGAGTTTCTATCTCGGTAG
- a CDS encoding cytochrome c biogenesis protein CcdA translates to MLEILQTRLYELEQFANALVSNQLTHLTWVSVGIIFIAGLLTSLTPCMLSMLPITIAYIGGYEAKSRWQGVAQSTWFALGLATTLAGLGIVAAFVGKVYGQVGLGLPIIVSIIAILMGLNLLEALPLQLPSFGGTEWISQELPQGVRAYFIGLSFGVVASPCSTPVLASLLGWVAQTQDLVLGAVLLLCYTAGYVVPLILAGTFTASIKKLLELRRWSSWINPISGALLVGFGVFSLMSRLPLIQ, encoded by the coding sequence ATGCTTGAAATCCTGCAAACCCGACTGTATGAATTAGAACAATTTGCGAATGCCCTCGTATCCAACCAATTGACTCATTTAACTTGGGTAAGTGTAGGTATTATTTTCATTGCAGGATTGCTTACGAGTCTTACGCCCTGTATGCTTTCCATGTTGCCAATTACCATTGCCTACATTGGCGGTTATGAAGCAAAAAGCCGGTGGCAAGGTGTTGCTCAGTCAACTTGGTTTGCTTTGGGATTGGCAACCACACTCGCCGGTCTTGGTATTGTAGCAGCTTTCGTCGGCAAAGTTTACGGTCAAGTAGGTCTTGGCTTACCAATTATTGTCAGCATTATTGCTATTCTCATGGGGTTAAACCTACTTGAAGCTTTACCCCTGCAATTACCTTCTTTTGGCGGGACAGAATGGATTTCTCAAGAATTACCCCAAGGAGTGCGAGCATATTTCATTGGTTTGAGTTTTGGTGTCGTTGCTTCTCCTTGCAGTACTCCTGTTTTAGCTAGTTTGTTGGGTTGGGTTGCTCAAACACAAGACTTAGTTTTAGGTGCTGTTTTACTCCTTTGCTATACAGCAGGTTATGTTGTTCCCCTGATTTTGGCAGGTACTTTTACAGCTTCTATAAAGAAATTATTAGAGTTGCGCCGTTGGTCTAGCTGGATCAATCCAATCAGTGGTGCTTTGTTGGTAGGATTTGGCGTGTTTTCCTTAATGTCCCGGCTTCCACTCATACAGTGA
- a CDS encoding 2'-5' RNA ligase family protein: protein MKLYFIALLPPQEIQDHANQIKQYFADKYASSHAQKSPPHITLQPPFEWEDTDIPLLEEHLKTFALSQNSIPITLNGYAAFIPRVIYIDVVRSPELLALHRNLLSYLETHLEITDKVGKTRPFVPHMTVAFKDLTRQNFKAAWAEFEKRQLHFEFTASVLTLLAHDGRRWNIKSEFPFLAPTV, encoded by the coding sequence ATGAAACTATATTTTATAGCTCTGCTACCACCTCAAGAAATTCAAGACCACGCTAACCAAATCAAGCAGTACTTTGCTGACAAGTACGCTAGCAGCCACGCTCAAAAATCTCCCCCACACATTACCCTACAACCACCTTTTGAATGGGAGGATACCGATATTCCTTTACTAGAGGAACATTTGAAAACCTTTGCTCTCAGTCAAAATTCGATACCGATTACCCTTAACGGTTATGCAGCCTTTATACCTCGTGTCATATATATTGACGTTGTTAGAAGCCCTGAATTGCTAGCTCTACACCGAAATTTGCTGTCCTATTTAGAAACTCATTTGGAAATTACAGACAAAGTTGGCAAAACACGTCCTTTTGTTCCTCATATGACAGTTGCTTTTAAGGATTTAACCAGACAAAACTTTAAAGCTGCATGGGCTGAGTTTGAGAAGCGTCAGTTACATTTTGAGTTTACTGCTTCGGTTTTAACATTGCTAGCTCATGATGGCAGACGGTGGAATATCAAAAGTGAATTTCCCTTTCTAGCTCCTACAGTCTAA
- a CDS encoding ribulose bisphosphate carboxylase small subunit: protein MGYYISPRFLDKLAVHITKNFLDLPGIRVPLILGVHGRKGEGKSFQCELVFERMGIEATLISGGELESPDAGDPARLIRLRYRETAELIRVRGKMCVLMINDLDAGAGRFDEGTQYTVNTQLVNATLMNIADNPTDVQLPGSYDATPIHRVPIIVTGNDFSTLYAPLIRDGRMEKFYWDPDRNDKVGIVGGIFSEDGLSQREVEQLVDTFPNQSIDFFSAMRSRIYDEQIRHFIYDVGIERVSQRVVNSVEGPPQFKKPDFRLSHLLETGQLMLGEQKRVDDSRLVTEYNIRMRSNYQPAPPPAAPTYQPSTNGSTQPTTPTNGNGYQQQQRPNTKLSLETIEQIRQILAQGYRIGIEYVDERRFRTGSWASGTTSSITAEDDAISTVESCLGEHSNEYVRLVGIDPNAKRRVVETIIQRPNGKR, encoded by the coding sequence ATGGGTTATTACATTTCTCCTCGCTTTTTGGACAAACTTGCTGTCCACATTACCAAAAATTTTCTCGATCTTCCTGGTATCCGAGTTCCCTTAATTCTGGGTGTTCACGGTCGTAAGGGCGAGGGCAAGTCTTTTCAATGTGAGTTAGTCTTCGAGAGAATGGGTATTGAAGCAACTCTTATATCAGGCGGTGAACTCGAAAGCCCAGATGCTGGAGATCCAGCACGTCTCATTCGCTTGCGCTACCGAGAAACAGCAGAACTGATTCGGGTGCGCGGAAAAATGTGCGTATTGATGATTAACGATTTAGACGCAGGTGCCGGACGTTTTGATGAAGGTACGCAATATACGGTCAATACTCAGTTGGTGAACGCTACGCTGATGAATATCGCTGACAATCCAACTGATGTGCAACTCCCTGGTAGCTATGATGCCACACCTATACATCGCGTACCCATTATCGTGACTGGCAATGATTTCTCTACCCTCTATGCGCCACTGATTCGTGATGGCAGGATGGAGAAATTTTACTGGGACCCAGACCGAAATGATAAAGTTGGTATCGTCGGTGGGATTTTTAGTGAAGATGGGCTTTCGCAACGGGAAGTTGAACAACTCGTAGATACTTTCCCAAATCAATCGATAGATTTCTTCAGTGCTATGCGATCGCGGATCTATGACGAGCAAATCCGCCACTTTATTTATGATGTGGGGATTGAACGAGTATCCCAGCGTGTCGTTAATAGTGTTGAAGGACCGCCGCAATTTAAAAAGCCAGATTTCCGCTTGTCCCATTTACTGGAGACAGGTCAGTTGATGCTTGGAGAGCAAAAACGAGTTGATGATTCTCGATTGGTGACCGAGTACAACATCAGGATGCGCTCAAATTATCAGCCAGCACCTCCGCCTGCAGCGCCAACTTATCAGCCATCCACCAATGGTTCCACTCAACCGACAACACCAACAAATGGTAACGGCTACCAACAACAGCAACGACCTAATACAAAACTGAGCCTTGAGACAATAGAACAAATACGTCAGATACTAGCTCAAGGTTACAGGATTGGTATTGAGTATGTAGATGAGCGCCGCTTTCGTACAGGTTCGTGGGCTAGTGGGACGACAAGTTCAATCACTGCTGAAGATGACGCCATCTCAACCGTAGAATCTTGTCTTGGAGAACATAGCAATGAATACGTGCGCCTTGTTGGTATCGATCCAAACGCAAAGCGGCGAGTTGTGGAAACCATTATTCAACGTCCCAATGGAAAGCGGTAG
- a CDS encoding lipase/acyltransferase domain-containing protein → MSKTLMKDIVVILPGITGSVLQKDGKDIWAVSNQSLWQALTSLGDSFQNLKLNGDDPYAEDLGDGIKATRLVADAHLIPGLVKIDGYTTLSNLINENFEVVPGNIFQNDKPANFFEYPYDWRRDNRASARLLKRLLERQLKLWRESQNQDAKVILLAHSMGGLVARYYIEVLEGWRDCKALFTFGTPYRGSLNAVNFLANGYKQLFLDLTEVMRSLTTVYQLLPIYEMVKVGNKYQRIAETANLPNIVLEKAQDALAFHREIEAAVNSHKNDEEYRNSHKTIPMVGRKQPTLQSASWVDGKLIAGSELPPGINPILGDGDGTVPYLSAIPIELSNEFRDIHVVEQHGAIHKHSQVQEQLVYVLQTTQVEDLGGIRRADKLKGISISVDDLYLPDEPVIIHARLVNFDQHPRGLKAEITPATGEGTSRVAALQEQEQDWVLTLEDLVPGLYRLSVFTEDADPQDPNAVHDIFEVVG, encoded by the coding sequence ATGTCAAAAACCCTCATGAAAGACATTGTGGTGATTTTACCTGGGATTACGGGGAGTGTTCTTCAAAAAGATGGTAAAGATATATGGGCAGTTTCAAACCAATCTCTATGGCAAGCTTTAACTAGTTTGGGAGATTCTTTTCAAAATTTAAAGTTAAATGGTGACGATCCTTATGCGGAAGATTTGGGAGATGGGATTAAGGCGACTCGTTTGGTAGCTGATGCTCATTTAATTCCAGGGCTCGTCAAAATTGATGGCTATACAACCCTATCTAACCTTATCAATGAAAATTTTGAGGTTGTACCGGGTAATATTTTTCAGAACGATAAACCTGCTAATTTTTTTGAGTATCCCTACGATTGGCGACGCGACAACCGTGCTAGCGCTAGATTGCTTAAACGCTTGCTAGAGCGACAGTTAAAACTGTGGCGAGAATCTCAAAATCAAGATGCTAAAGTTATTTTACTGGCACACAGTATGGGAGGACTGGTTGCTCGATACTATATAGAGGTTTTAGAAGGTTGGCGAGATTGTAAAGCCCTTTTTACCTTCGGAACACCTTACCGGGGGTCTTTGAATGCAGTGAACTTCTTAGCAAATGGCTACAAACAATTGTTTCTTGATTTAACTGAGGTCATGCGATCGCTCACGACAGTTTATCAACTGTTACCAATCTATGAAATGGTCAAAGTTGGTAACAAATATCAGCGGATTGCGGAAACTGCCAATTTACCAAACATTGTTCTAGAAAAAGCACAAGATGCTTTGGCATTTCATCGGGAAATAGAAGCGGCTGTCAACAGCCACAAAAATGATGAAGAATATCGAAATTCGCATAAAACTATTCCTATGGTTGGTCGCAAACAACCAACTTTACAATCAGCAAGCTGGGTGGATGGAAAATTAATCGCAGGTTCGGAACTTCCTCCTGGGATAAATCCAATATTGGGTGATGGTGATGGTACTGTTCCTTACTTATCAGCAATTCCCATCGAACTCTCTAACGAATTTAGAGATATTCATGTTGTTGAACAACACGGTGCTATCCACAAGCACAGTCAAGTTCAAGAGCAACTCGTTTATGTCCTGCAAACAACACAAGTTGAAGATTTAGGTGGTATTCGCAGGGCTGACAAATTAAAAGGTATTAGCATTTCTGTTGACGATCTTTACTTACCCGATGAGCCTGTCATTATTCATGCACGATTGGTGAATTTCGACCAACATCCTAGAGGGCTGAAAGCCGAAATTACTCCCGCTACAGGAGAAGGAACTTCACGAGTTGCAGCTTTACAAGAACAAGAGCAGGATTGGGTATTAACTCTTGAAGACTTGGTTCCTGGGCTTTACCGTTTGAGCGTCTTCACAGAGGATGCTGACCCTCAAGATCCAAACGCCGTTCACGATATCTTTGAAGTAGTCGGATAA
- a CDS encoding phasin family protein, which produces MPGFGDIVKKAFYLGVGLASYAGEKAGGTLSELRSQVQKLADEMVARGEMTTEEGRRFVEDMMKQAQQAPTSGSTTETKPQSEPRRIEILAEDEEPTTKSNPPTENVDKLRDQVRQMQEELRRLQQDR; this is translated from the coding sequence ATGCCCGGTTTTGGCGATATTGTTAAAAAAGCTTTTTATCTCGGTGTAGGCTTGGCTTCTTATGCGGGAGAAAAAGCAGGCGGTACATTATCAGAATTGCGATCGCAAGTCCAAAAGCTGGCAGACGAAATGGTTGCGCGGGGCGAAATGACGACAGAAGAAGGACGTCGCTTCGTTGAAGATATGATGAAGCAAGCGCAACAAGCGCCGACATCCGGTTCAACAACAGAAACAAAGCCCCAGTCTGAACCGCGTCGCATAGAAATTTTGGCAGAAGACGAAGAACCAACGACCAAATCGAACCCTCCAACAGAAAACGTAGACAAACTACGCGACCAAGTCAGGCAAATGCAAGAAGAATTGCGTAGGTTGCAACAAGATAGGTAA
- a CDS encoding cytochrome c biogenesis protein has protein sequence MTIDNPVSDKTSIRSALGRLLRQEFLPVLTDLRLAIVMLLAIALFSVSGTVIEQGQSVAFYQANYPEHPALFGFLSWKVILILGLDHVYRTWWFLALLIFFGTSLTACTFTRQLPALKAAQRWKYYEEPRQFQKLALSAEFDNVETRSATSLQNLLQKRGYKVFQEKENTLYARKGIIGRIGPIVVHIGIVMTLLGGIWGAMTGFVAQEMVASGDTFQVKNIIDAGPFASARIPKDWSVRVNRFWIDYTPTGGIDQFYSDMSVLDDREQEVDRKTIFVNSPLRYRGVTFYQTDWGISAIRVKVNNSPVFQIPMAPLNTNGQGRIWGTWIPTKPDLSAGVSILAKDLQGMVLIYDASGKLIDTVRAGMATQVNGVTLKILDIVGSTGLQIKADPGIPIVYGGFALLMLGVVMSYFSHSQIWALQKEGHLYVGGKTNRAQVTFEREMLEILDTLSLPSKDEENTLPVKPQSI, from the coding sequence ATGACTATAGATAATCCCGTTTCCGACAAAACATCTATACGGTCAGCACTAGGACGTTTGCTGCGACAAGAGTTTTTACCAGTGCTGACAGATTTGCGCTTGGCAATTGTGATGTTACTTGCGATCGCTCTGTTTAGCGTTAGCGGTACTGTTATAGAACAAGGTCAATCGGTAGCATTCTACCAAGCCAACTACCCAGAACACCCAGCCCTCTTTGGGTTTCTCTCATGGAAAGTCATCCTCATTCTGGGTTTAGACCATGTTTATCGAACTTGGTGGTTTTTAGCATTACTTATCTTTTTTGGCACTAGCCTTACAGCCTGCACCTTTACCCGTCAGTTACCAGCCTTAAAAGCAGCCCAAAGATGGAAATATTACGAAGAACCCCGTCAATTTCAAAAGCTAGCTTTAAGTGCAGAATTTGATAATGTAGAAACCAGAAGTGCAACATCTCTACAAAACTTGTTGCAAAAACGCGGCTATAAAGTTTTTCAAGAAAAAGAGAATACCCTCTACGCCCGCAAAGGAATTATTGGGCGCATTGGACCGATTGTGGTTCACATTGGAATTGTCATGACTCTTCTGGGTGGTATTTGGGGCGCTATGACTGGATTCGTTGCTCAAGAAATGGTAGCCAGTGGCGATACATTTCAAGTGAAAAACATCATAGATGCTGGACCTTTTGCATCAGCGCGAATCCCCAAAGATTGGTCGGTGCGAGTCAACCGCTTTTGGATTGACTACACCCCCACTGGTGGTATCGACCAGTTTTACTCAGATATGTCTGTGTTAGACGATCGAGAACAAGAGGTTGACCGCAAGACAATTTTTGTTAACAGCCCCCTGCGCTATCGTGGTGTCACCTTCTATCAAACTGATTGGGGAATTTCTGCTATTCGAGTAAAAGTTAACAACAGCCCGGTCTTTCAAATTCCCATGGCTCCACTCAATACTAACGGTCAAGGAAGGATTTGGGGAACGTGGATTCCCACTAAACCCGATTTAAGTGCAGGTGTATCCATACTCGCGAAAGACTTGCAAGGAATGGTGCTTATTTACGATGCAAGTGGAAAGTTGATTGATACAGTCCGCGCTGGAATGGCTACTCAAGTTAACGGTGTCACTTTAAAAATACTGGACATTGTAGGTAGCACTGGCTTACAAATTAAAGCCGATCCGGGAATACCTATTGTTTATGGAGGATTTGCCTTACTTATGCTAGGTGTGGTTATGAGTTATTTTTCCCATTCTCAAATTTGGGCATTACAAAAAGAAGGTCACTTATATGTAGGTGGTAAGACCAATCGCGCCCAAGTCACTTTTGAGCGGGAAATGCTGGAAATATTGGATACTTTGAGCTTACCATCCAAGGATGAAGAAAATACTCTACCCGTGAAGCCTCAGTCTATTTAA
- a CDS encoding cytochrome ubiquinol oxidase subunit I, with amino-acid sequence MEFLSDTVVLSRMQFALTALFHMLWPVLTTGMAIYLVIVEGVWLKTRNSDYYYHARFWSKLYILNFGIGVATGIPMEFQFGTNWAPFSEAVGNFFGSVIGFEASWAFMLEAAFLGIMVFGWERVNPTIHYLSTILVAIGANLSTFWILTANSWMASPAGGRMVNGKFVVDDYFQAMFSPSMPTSVLHMFLATLETSLFVIGGISAWYILNNRQPAFFAKSLKIAIAAAMAIAPLQIYVGHLSAEQVYFLQPSKLAAMEAQWETVPAGQPANWSLVAIPNEKTEKNDWEIAVPNALGYILEFKKNLSAPVRGLKEWKPEDRPHLVGLIYYSFRIMSAIGFFMAGVMLWSILQWITGKLKDDNITRQKWLMRAWILTAPLGYVAVDSGWIVRCVGRQPWSVYGLLRTRDSASHIPASNVLTSLTLFTATYALLFVATLYFGSRIIRKGPSLDLPIPGDETQPAIDTTPGQFVPDERPVEAQQ; translated from the coding sequence GTGGAGTTTTTGTCTGATACTGTAGTGTTATCGCGTATGCAATTTGCGCTGACAGCGTTATTCCATATGCTCTGGCCTGTCTTAACGACAGGTATGGCTATCTATCTGGTTATTGTTGAAGGCGTGTGGTTGAAAACTCGCAATTCCGACTACTATTACCACGCCCGCTTTTGGTCAAAGCTTTATATTCTTAATTTTGGGATTGGGGTAGCAACTGGCATTCCAATGGAATTTCAGTTTGGAACAAACTGGGCACCATTTTCGGAAGCAGTTGGTAACTTTTTTGGTAGCGTCATTGGGTTTGAAGCATCTTGGGCATTTATGCTGGAAGCTGCTTTTTTAGGCATCATGGTGTTTGGCTGGGAACGAGTCAATCCCACAATTCACTATCTTTCCACCATTCTGGTTGCCATTGGCGCAAACTTATCAACTTTCTGGATTTTAACGGCAAATTCCTGGATGGCATCTCCTGCGGGTGGGAGGATGGTTAATGGCAAATTTGTGGTAGACGATTATTTTCAGGCAATGTTTAGCCCATCCATGCCAACTAGCGTTCTCCACATGTTCCTGGCTACGCTGGAGACTTCATTGTTTGTCATTGGTGGTATTAGTGCGTGGTACATCCTCAACAATCGTCAACCAGCTTTCTTTGCTAAGTCTCTAAAAATTGCGATCGCAGCAGCAATGGCGATCGCACCATTGCAAATCTATGTTGGGCATTTGAGTGCGGAACAAGTGTATTTTCTCCAACCCTCCAAATTAGCAGCAATGGAAGCTCAGTGGGAGACAGTTCCTGCGGGACAACCTGCAAACTGGAGTCTCGTAGCAATACCTAACGAGAAGACAGAAAAAAATGATTGGGAAATTGCAGTTCCCAATGCACTGGGTTACATTCTGGAATTCAAAAAAAACCTATCTGCACCCGTTCGTGGGTTGAAGGAATGGAAACCCGAAGATAGACCGCATTTAGTGGGTTTAATTTACTATTCTTTCCGCATCATGAGCGCCATTGGTTTTTTCATGGCGGGAGTGATGTTATGGAGTATCTTGCAGTGGATAACTGGAAAGCTCAAAGACGACAACATTACTCGGCAAAAATGGTTGATGCGAGCTTGGATTTTGACTGCTCCTTTGGGTTATGTTGCTGTAGACTCTGGTTGGATTGTGCGTTGTGTTGGGAGACAACCTTGGTCGGTATACGGGCTGCTTCGCACGAGAGATTCTGCTTCTCATATACCAGCTAGCAACGTTCTAACGTCTTTAACTTTATTCACAGCAACTTATGCTCTTTTATTCGTTGCGACACTATACTTTGGCAGTCGTATTATCCGCAAGGGACCAAGTTTAGACTTACCCATACCAGGTGATGAAACTCAACCCGCAATAGACACAACTCCCGGACAGTTTGTACCAGATGAACGTCCTGTTGAAGCACAGCAGTAA
- the queF gene encoding preQ(1) synthase — MEMKYGERNIAEGELITFPNPRVGRRYNIDITLPEFTCKCPFSGYPDFATIYITYIPDERVVELKALKLYINNYRDRYISHEETANQILDDFVAVCDPLEVVVKADFAPRGNVHMVVEVKHQKNN; from the coding sequence ATGGAAATGAAATATGGTGAGCGTAATATTGCGGAGGGAGAACTCATTACGTTTCCCAATCCGCGAGTTGGAAGGCGATATAACATTGATATTACTTTGCCAGAATTTACTTGCAAGTGTCCTTTTTCTGGCTATCCCGACTTTGCCACAATTTACATTACCTATATCCCAGATGAACGGGTAGTGGAACTGAAGGCACTGAAACTATACATCAATAATTATCGCGATCGCTATATTTCCCATGAAGAAACAGCCAATCAAATTTTGGATGATTTTGTAGCAGTTTGCGATCCTTTAGAAGTTGTTGTGAAAGCAGATTTTGCACCTCGCGGTAATGTACACATGGTAGTTGAGGTAAAACATCAGAAGAATAACTGA